A genomic segment from [Flavobacterium] thermophilum encodes:
- the ribF gene encoding Riboflavin biosynthesis protein ribF: protein METIFLSHPHRFERQALPPTVMALGYFDGIHLGHQKVIRTAVEIANERGYESAVMTFHPHPSVVLGKQPELRLITPLNKKEQLVAALGVNRLYIVEFTPAFANLPPEQFADQYLDGLHVKHVVAGFDFTYGRFGKGTMETMPLHARGRFGQTVVPKLAVDGEKVSSTRVRKLIEEGAVDQLPRLLGRFYDIEGTVVAGEQRGRTIGFPTANIALNGDYLLPAVGVYAVKATVGGRTYEGVANIGYKPTFHAAREGLPSVEVHLFAFARDIYGETVTVEWHRRLRSERKFAGVAELAAQIARDKEEAKQYFRRLDEKTCILPEKEVF, encoded by the coding sequence ATGGAAACGATATTTCTTTCGCATCCGCATCGCTTTGAGCGCCAGGCGCTTCCCCCGACGGTGATGGCGCTCGGCTATTTTGACGGCATTCACCTTGGCCACCAAAAAGTGATCCGGACGGCGGTCGAGATTGCGAATGAACGCGGATACGAAAGCGCGGTGATGACGTTTCATCCTCATCCGTCCGTCGTGCTTGGCAAACAACCTGAGCTTCGTCTCATTACCCCGCTTAACAAAAAAGAGCAGTTGGTTGCGGCGCTTGGCGTGAATCGACTGTATATCGTCGAATTTACACCGGCGTTCGCCAACCTGCCGCCGGAGCAGTTTGCCGATCAATATTTGGATGGGCTTCATGTCAAGCACGTCGTCGCCGGTTTTGATTTCACTTATGGCCGGTTCGGAAAAGGGACGATGGAGACGATGCCGCTTCATGCGCGTGGCCGCTTTGGGCAAACCGTTGTTCCAAAGCTGGCCGTCGACGGGGAAAAGGTGAGTTCGACAAGGGTGCGGAAGCTCATTGAAGAAGGGGCGGTCGATCAGCTCCCCCGCCTCCTCGGCCGTTTTTATGACATCGAAGGGACGGTTGTCGCCGGGGAGCAGCGCGGGCGGACGATCGGGTTCCCGACGGCCAACATTGCGTTAAATGGCGACTACCTATTGCCGGCGGTCGGCGTTTACGCCGTCAAAGCGACCGTTGGCGGCCGGACGTACGAAGGGGTGGCGAACATCGGCTACAAACCGACGTTCCATGCGGCGCGCGAAGGGTTGCCGAGCGTGGAAGTGCATTTGTTTGCGTTCGCGCGCGACATTTACGGGGAAACGGTGACGGTTGAGTGGCACCGCCGCCTGCGGAGCGAGCGCAAGTTTGCCGGCGTCGCCGAGCTGGCGGCGCAAATTGCCCGCGACAAGGAAGAAGCAAAACAGTATTTCCGGCGTTTGGACGAAAAGACTTGCATTTTGCCGGAAAAAGAGGTATTCTAA